The DNA segment ACTCATCATATGGTGAGTCGTGTTAGTATCTAGATAACAAGTTCGCCCTAACTCATAAAAAGGTCTACAAATGTCCTCATAACTAATACCTATTTTGTCGCACAAAACACATTATACAACAATAGAGAATATGATACGGATTTATGACGATGTAGTTGATTTGGATCTTAAATCAGCGAAATGAGTTATTCACTAGCTAAACTAGTAGGAGTTAATCGCAAGATATATGTATAAACCTTGCTCTCAAAGAGAATTCgtgtttgattgataaaagttgttctTTCTTACAAAGCTTGGGGTTTAAATACCTCTTCTAATTAAATGACAAAAGACTTAGGGTTTCAGCCTCTACTTACAAATTAGGGGTAATATTGGGTAATAAAAAATAGTGGCAGATCAGTAAATAAAGCCTAATGGCAAGACAACAAATAAaaagtggcaaaacagtaaacaTGTTAGAGCAGGCTGGTGGCAGGCTTGCCTCCTTAGTAGTGAAGTAATCCCACACGACATGTGGTCTGTAAGACACTCATGTGGCTAATAATTTCAGAGAGCTCACACGGTCTCGGGGAACTTTATTGTTGGCCCTACTAAAATAGTCACACGACATGTGAAGAAAGTCACACACCGTGTTAACTTATGCAAAACTTCCAGGAACTCAGCAAGCGAGCCACACACCGTGTGGTCTTCTGACACGCCATGTGATTCTTCTTCCATCCCCTCATTCCTTTAATACCATGCTCATACGACGTATGACTTATGTGACAACCCGTTAAGCCTTTCCTCATCCTTGACTTGGACCCTTCAAGGAGATGCTCTCATCAACAAACTCTCCTAATTAGCACTGACAAATTCAGGATTACTGATAGAGGGGTTCTTATATTAAGAACATGGTCTTTCATGTCATTTGGAGGACCCCTAAtacacatttggacacgtgtattgtgatcccgcttaataattaaaatagtatgACATCTTATAATATGTGTGAGTCCACAATAAATATGGCAACATATATATGAAAGGTCATTTGATATGGAGAACCGGATGCTTCCAATAATTTCTTCGGATAACAGgttttatttatacatatagcatgttttatttatacacatagcatgttttatttaaaaaaaaaacataacttCATAAATCTAAACTATAAATCATATGGTAGGTATGTTACGtttttaactaatttgacagcttataaactaaattgatgTTTAAGTTCATTGTACACATCTGCAATTCGATTTGGAGATTTgtattcaaaagaaaaaaaaatctttctGGTTACACGAATTATCAAACATATgcaagtatatttttttttacgacCAAGAGAAGATTGAGGTTCCTCGTTTTTAATCTTTTAGTCTGATACTCTAAAAACGACCGTTAacgcctcaaaatgaaaatttccaaGAATTCAAGTTGTtgaaaatttttcattttgagatcgttatcaATCATATTTAGAGTATCAAGATAAAAGATTAAAAACGAAGAACCTCAATCATCTCTTGgtggcaaaaaaaaaagtcacaAACATTTATTTGACAATTCGTATAATCacatggattttattttaatttaccatttaaaaaataaaataaaaatactctTAATAGTTGTGAGAACTTAGGAGTGTAATttcaaattctttatttttataagacctctatttacaaatttttaaaCCGCAAACCTACGTTTATTCATAGAATAAAcacaattcttttttttttttaatttctcctATAATTGACCCATGAATTcaattaaacataaaaattcTCAACTTAGGAGCATTGATTATTACTagccaaatatatatttatgaaaTATATCTAATTAGTTGAAAACTTTTGTACAATCCACATTTATGAGATTAACCATAATTAACAAATCCATAATCATACAAACAATTCTTTTCGACAAATACAAAtctttcttccttcttcccGCTCCCATCCATCTCTTCACTTAGGAGTGAACGCTTGAAAAACCGTGGCATGACCCGGATCCGCAAGATGCGCAAAAAGGTTATCAATCGGGCCAGTACCCGTATAAATGTGTTGAAACCAAGCACCCATTACGGCCAACATTGCTAATCTCCCGTTCTTAATCTCCTTTGTCCTCAATTCCTTAAGCTTCTCGGGAGATCCGCTTCCCCATCCGAGCGGGTCGAACCATAACCCACCCGGGTAACCCACATCGGTTCCGGTGAGCTTGTTGTTAGGGAAAATCGGGTCGGTATTAACACATCCGGGTTTTAAAATATCCGCCCATCTTCGGCCCTCGGCCCACCCGATAAATATGAGCTCAATTACAAATAATGTGGTTGTATCGGTGAAATATTCCTGTTCCCCAGCCTCATACCAAGATGGAGTGTTTAAAATTCCAATTTTGGTTAGGAATTCTGGGATGAAAATTCCAGCTGCTCCTAACATTGCCCATCTGCAATGTACAAGTTCTGCTTGTACATTCCATCTTAGGGATTCCGGGTCGGATGCTGTATTTTGACGCGGATTAGCGATAAAGATTAAAGCTTTAAACTTGAGATAAGAGTACAAAAATGTTCGGGTTAATGgtcaaatttaactctaacgttttCGAAGGAGTGTAAATTTAAACCTAACTTACGAATTTTAGCCTAACTtatgactgttatttaactgttacATCTGACCTtccaaatataaattatgtctaagatataTAGTGTGTTAATAATACCGTTATAAAAAACTTGTTAAAATGCTAATAATTAAATCAGtcacatataagttaattacaaatttttttttgtcaaagtatctaaaatgtttactgtgttactaatatagttacaaataaccaacaaaaatatatgaaactgtttcaatttatTTGCAAACTTCTTTAGAAGGTCTGATATGTCAATCAAATAACTATAAAACAAGTTCGTTCAAACTAACTATTAGATACTTTCAAAACGTTAGGTATCAAATCTACAGTTCTGTGAAAACATTAGAGTCAAATTTCGCCCATATCCGAAAATACTCCTAATTAACGTTCCTAATAAAGTTGACTTTTGAGGTAAAATACATATTTGAGCCTCTGCTTGattcatttttattgattaagacTTTAATCTTTCAAATGTTACGttcttaatcaattattttttaacacattaagTTATTGAATTTTTAAATGGATATACTAAGCCCTTGATCAAATACTTTTTAACACATTTAAACCCTTATTTGACGCGTCAGTTATGTGAATAATTCAAACTCTGTTTAGCATGCGTAAAACTATCAAGGTATCACTGTTCCTCTAAagtaaaatgttaaaaaattatCCGATGTGACAATTTTCATGTATTTAAAACAGTGACATATTAACAGTTCTGTTTCGCTAAATGGATTTTAAATCACACACATAATTAGAAAATCTAAAAATGGCTtaatatgttaaaaaataaatgataaaaacttaATGTCTCCATATAAATATTATGGGCTAATgtgttaaaaaataattcacCACAGACATAATATATCCATTTAAAAGTTAAaggtttaattaataaaaattaaatttgatcatatgtatttttctttttttaatatagataatTTCTGAATTGGGTTAAAAATCAAATCAGCCCTAAATTAATTGAGAAagttcaattttatccttattaaaCAAAACAACCCAGTTTTGCTCTCATTTCTATACATTTTACTTCAATTTTACCATTTTCTAAGCAATTCTTTATGAAAATTCGTGACAGAATTCCTGAAAAATGGATCAAATTGAACTAAAGTTTTACACTATGAGAGCAAAATCGAACTATTTTTTACATAGACAAATTGAACATCCTCAATAATTATAGAAGCAAAACTGATCATCATCcattcatattttaattgaattaaagcAAGCAattagtaaaataaaaaaataaaatttcaactcACCAAGACCCAATGGATCAAATCCAAAGTCTCCGGGAAggctgcaaaaaaaaaaaaaaaaaacccaatttAGAaccaaaattaaattataacatATGAACCACGTGATTATATATCatatagtaataaaaaaataatactcgAATCAATTGAATTATCTTTATAAATCATATTATCGTATCAAAATGACAGCATGTGATCCGAAATGGTAACATGTGATCCGTATATTCCATATAAATTATCTGTGTAACTCGTATTATCATATCAGAAATTAACGAACCTGCCATCAAGCCATTCAGGAGGAGTACTACCAGGGAACCAAAGAGGTCTATCGGGATCAGCAACAGCACAAACTGTAACACATCTTGAACTAACACCACCTGAACTTCTCTGCCTCAACGTCAATCTCTTCCCACCGTTTAGGAACGAAGCTTTTGTCGTTCCGACAACACCTCCACACTTCTGGGAACTGCAACAACATCAACAACAATCCATCATTTTACAATTCCATCAAAAGGGTACACATCTCTCTTCTCACAGGGTGTTTGGTTACCTACTTTTCAgccctgtttgccttttcactctAAAAAGCAacgttttaggtgtttggttagacacttaCTGTTTGCACAATTTACAGTCGAAAAACAGTTTTTTACAAAAACATGGAATCTCTGCTATTTTAGAAAATCAGGTTTTTCCAACGGTAAACAACAACCCGTAACAGCAAACGGCAGGTAACCAGACGGACCTTTAATCTCTCAAAATACtacacaaaaattaaaaaaaaaatgtcatctTTGACTTGCCTGGGAGAAGCAGAAGATATGGCTATGGCAGAAGAAGCACAAACAGAAGCCATTTCAggcctttttctttctttttttgtgTTCTTATTTTTTGTTGAATGAATTGAGATGTGGAGATGATATggatggaattttttgataatgtaATAAGAAGAAAGGGCTTATCTTAAAGGATAGGAGGAAAAATGTGTAATTGGTTATTGGGTTGACACGTGGCATACAGAATCTAGTGTTGAACATTTTACATCCTATTGGGATGCCACGTTGGATTAATGGGAAGAAATTGGTGGCTGGGAATTTTTGGATTGAGTTTTATACAACTAAATATCGGCAACAGTTGGGTCCTAGTAATCTGTAATTCTAATCCTTTCTCTTCTTTGTGCATTAAATGGCCAAATTGCACAAGTTAaattttttagggttaatttcaaatataacccATATGTTTCAAGTTTTGGCAAATAAATATCTGTGGTTTGATTTCGAGAAAATAAATATCTGTGGTATGCTTCGGTTTTCAAAAAGCGCGGAAACGGTAAAGATACCGTCTATATGCTGACATGGccaagggtaatttagtcaataaaaattaatttcaaataaattgttATGGTTTGCGTGTTTTTTGCAAATAGGTACCTGTGGTTTGCATATTTTTGCAAATAGATACCTGTGGTTTAGATGTTTTTGCAAATAGGTATCCGTGGTATAACAAACCATAAACAAAAGCTTAATTTAGGCAAATATTGTGGTTTGTTATACCACGGGTACCTATTTGCCTAAATTAAGCGTTCGTTTATGGTTTGTTATACCATGGGTATTTGTCTAAATTAAGCTTTTGTTTATGGTTTGTTATACCACGGGTACCTATTTGCAAAAACATCGAAACCACGGGTACCTATTTGCAAAAATATCCAAACCACAGGTACCTATTTG comes from the Euphorbia lathyris chromosome 5, ddEupLath1.1, whole genome shotgun sequence genome and includes:
- the LOC136229523 gene encoding chlorophyll a-b binding protein 7, chloroplastic, giving the protein MASVCASSAIAISSASPSSQKCGGVVGTTKASFLNGGKRLTLRQRSSGGVSSRCVTVCAVADPDRPLWFPGSTPPEWLDGSLPGDFGFDPLGLASDPESLRWNVQAELVHCRWAMLGAAGIFIPEFLTKIGILNTPSWYEAGEQEYFTDTTTLFVIELIFIGWAEGRRWADILKPGCVNTDPIFPNNKLTGTDVGYPGGLWFDPLGWGSGSPEKLKELRTKEIKNGRLAMLAVMGAWFQHIYTGTGPIDNLFAHLADPGHATVFQAFTPK